In the Sandaracinus amylolyticus genome, ACGAAGCGGTGGGGCACGGCCTCGAGGCGGACTTCAACCGCAAGAAGACGAGCAACTACACCGACCAGATCGGACAGCGTGTCGCGAGCGATCTCTGCACGGTGGTCGACGACGCGACGCTCGCGAGCTCGCGCGGCTCGGTGAATGTCGACGACGAGGGAAACGTCCCGCAGAGCACGATGTTGATCGAGAAGGGCATCCTGCGCGGGTACATGCAGGACCGTCAGTCCACCGAGTTCTTCGGCGGGCGCCCGACCGGCAACGGACGGCGCGAGTCGTTCAAGTCGCACCCGATGCCGCGCATGACGAACACGATGCTGCTCGCCGGTCAGGACGACCCCGAGGAGATCGTGAAGAGCGTGAAGAAGGGCGTCTTCGCGCGGAAGTTCGGCGGTGGTCAGGTCGACATCTCGAACGGCGATTTCGTCTTCTCGCTCACCGAGGGCTACCTCATCGAAGACGGGAAGATCACGGCGCCGCTCAAGGGCGTGAACCTGATCGGCAATGGGCCGGACGTCATGCGCAAGGTCGTCATGCTCGGGAGCGACATGGAGCTCTCGGACGGGATCTGGACGTGCGGCAAGGAAGGGCAGTCCGTGCCCGTCGGCGTGGCGTGCCCGACGGTGAAGATCAGCGGGATGACGGTCGGCGGCACGCAGGTCGGGTGAGGACGAATGACGCGTGAAAGTTGGGACGCGACGCAGTCGCGTCTGATCGCGCTCGGCGAGCGCATCGTGGACATGGCGAAGAAGTCGGGCGCCGATGTCGCGGAGGCAGTGATCGGCGAGGGCTCGCATCTGTCCGCGAAGGTGCGGATGCGCGAGCCCGAGCTCGTGGAGGAAGCCGGGTCACGCTCGGTCGGTCTGCGGGTGATGATCGGCCAGCAAGTCGCGGTCTCGACGACCAGCGATCTCAGCGAGCGCGGCATCCGCCGCTTCGTCGAGGACGCGATCGAGCTCGCGCGGCTGTCGCAGCCCGATCCCTCGGCGGGCCCGCCCGACTCGTCGCTGCTCTCGCGGCGCGAGCAACACGTCGAGCTCGATCTGCACGACGATCGCGTCGACTCGATCGACGGCGCGTCGGCGATCGGCCACGCGAAGCGCGCGGAGTCGGCGGCGCTCGAGTACGACGCGCGCATCACGAACTCCGAGGGCGCGAGCTTCAGCCGGGCGAGCGGGGCGCGCGCGCTGGTGACGAGCGGCGGGTTCCGCGGCGTCTCGCGCGGCACCTACGCGTCGCTCTCCGTGCATCCGGTGGCCGACGACACCACCGAAGGGCAGGGCGGCAAGAAGCGCAGCGGCTACTACTGGACCGCGAAGCGCCACTACGCGGGCCTGCTCCCCGACGACGTCGTCGGCCGCGAGGCCGCGCGGCGCACCCTCGCGAAGCTCGGCGCGCGCAAGGTCGAGACCCAGGAGTGCGCGGTCGTGTTCGACCCCGACGTCGCGCGCTCGATCCTCGGGCTCATCGCAGGCTGCATCGGCGGCGGCGCGATCTGGCGGAAGTCGAGCTATCTCGTCGATCGCGTGGGCACGAAGGTCGCGAGCGATCTCGTCTCGATCGTCGACGATCCGCTGATCGCACAGGCCCCCGGATCGCGCGCCTACGACGGCGAAGGCCTGCTCTCGCGACGCAACGTCGTGATCGAGAAGGGCGAGCTGAAGACGTACCTCCTCGACACCTACAGCGCGCGCAAGCTCGGCCTCGAGAGCACGGCGAGCGCGGCGCGCGGAGGCTCGGGCGGCGTGTCGCCGACCACGACGAACTTCGTGCTCCAGCCCGGCACCACGAGCCCCGAGGACATCGTGCGCAGCACGAAGAAGGGCCTCTACGTCACCGAGATGATGGGCTTCGGCTTCAACGCGGTGACCGGTGACTTCTCGCGCGGCGCGGCGGGCTTCTGGATCGAGAACGGCGAGAAGACGTTCCCGGTGAGCGAGGTGACGATCTCGCTCAACCTCGATCAGATGCTGCAGCGCATCGACATGGTCGGTACCGACCTCGATCTGCGCACGTCGATCGCGAGCCCGACGTTCCGCATCAGCGCGATGACCCTCGCGGGCAAGTGATCTCCCCGCTCATCCTGTTCGCCGCGCTCGGTGCCGTCGGCGCGGCCGCGCTCGGCGCGTGGTGGTTCTCGCCGTACCAGCAGACGCTCCGTGCGATCCGCGCCGCGCCATTGGTGCGGGTCGCGGATGCGCCCGACGGTCAGCTGGTGCGCATCCTCGGCACCCTCCGCGCCGGCACGCGCACGCTCGACGCGCCGCTCTCGCAGCTCACCTGCGCGGCGTATCGCGTCGAGGTCGACGTGCGCGTCTCGACCGGCAAGAGCTCGAGCTGGCGCTCGCTGATCCGCGACCGAGAAAGCGTGGACTTCGTCGTCGAGGACGAGACCGGTCGCGCGATCGTGAAGGCGCTCCAGCTCGAGCCCGCGATCGTCCTCGATCACCACCAGCGCTCGGGCACGTGGAACGACGCGACGCCCGAGCTCGACGCGTACCTCACGCGCCACGGCCACAAGAGCACCGACTTCTTCGGCTTCAACAAGGGCATGCGCTACCAGGAAGGCGTGCTCGAGCCCGGCGAGACCGTCGCGATCCTCGGCCTCGCACGCTGGGAGGACGATCCTCACCCGGGCGCCGCACGCGGCGGCGCCGGCTATCGCGAGACCGCGCGGAGGAAGCGCCTCGTCATCGAGCCGAGCGCGCTCGGCCCGGTGCGCGCGAGCGACGATCCCTCCGTGCTCTCCTGAGCGTCACTCGCTCTCGCCCTGGTCCTCTTCGTCGTCGTCGGCCATCGGCCCTTCGACGAAGATCTGCATCCCGCTCGCAGTGACGAGCTCGGCGCGCACTCCGTCGACCTCTTCCTCGTCGTCCTCCGCGAGCGCGACCGTGATGTTCGCGATCGCCGTGCAGATCGCGGTCGCGAGCTCGTAGTCGCTCGCGCTCACCGCGACCGTTCCCACGCCGCGCTTCGATCGCGAGAGCACCGGGATCCATCCGTCCGCCGGCAGATCGAGCTCGTGCTCGCGCGCGAACGCCTCGAACGCCGGGCCGAGATCCTCGGCGCGCTCGTAGGCGAGGGCGATCACGCTCGCCTTGTCGCGCGGCGCGCTCCCCTCGGTCATCGCCTCGCTCAGCGCCTCGAAGTCCTCGGGCGACTCCACGAACATCCATCCACCGGGCGCCTCGCCCGGCCTGAGATCGTCGTTCTCGATCCCGACCGGCTCGTCCTCCAGCTCGTCGTCCTCGTCGTCGTCCGAGCTGAGCACGAACACGCCGCCCTCCTCGATCCCCAGCGCCGCGGCCTCCACCGAGAACGACGTCGCAGGCGGGAAGAACCCCCACGGCGCCACGTGCCGCATCACCTGCGCCGACGCGAAGAACGCACGGAGGTGATCGCTCGTCGTGCCCTCGCCATCGAGCGGCCCGGGCATGTTCGCGAGCGCTGCCGCGTCCTTCTCGAGCTCCTCCATCAGCGCATCGAGCTTCGGCGTCGCGCCCACCGTGATCTCCTCGCGCACCCCCGCCGCGCGCACCGCCTTCGCGAGCGTGCCCGTCTTCACCACGAGCTTGCGCGGCCGCCCGATCTCGCCGAAGAGCTGCTTGAGCGAGGTCGCGACCGCCTCGCCTTCACCCATCGAGGCCCAGAGATCGTTCGCGACGAGCCCGCCTTCGTCCTCGTCCACCACGAGCACGGCCGTGCCGCTCTCACCCTCGTCGCCGGTGATCGCCACGGTCCCGACGCTCCACACGCCCATCCTCGCCATCGCACGCTCCCGCTCGCGAAAGCGGCGAGCATGCCATACCGTCCTCGCCTCGCATGCCCGCGTCCCGCGCCCGCGAAGACAAGCGACTCCTGCGCCTCCTGCCCGTCGAGCGTTGGCCCACCGAGGACGAAGCGCGACGCTCGCGCTGGCTCTCCCCGGTGCGCATCGGCCCGATCGAGGCGCACGAGCGCACGTGGATCCCCGCGATGGTCCCGTGGCGCGCCACCGACGACGGCTTCGTCACCGAGAACGTGATCGGCTGGTACCGACGCTTCGCGGAGAGCGCGCCCGGCGTGATCGTCGTCGAGGCGACCGGCATCCGCGACGTCCCGAGCGGCCCGCTGCTGCGCATCGGCCACGATCGCTTCGTGCCCGGGCTGCGTCGCCTCACCGAGGCAGTGCGCGACG is a window encoding:
- a CDS encoding TldD/PmbA family protein, which codes for MTRESWDATQSRLIALGERIVDMAKKSGADVAEAVIGEGSHLSAKVRMREPELVEEAGSRSVGLRVMIGQQVAVSTTSDLSERGIRRFVEDAIELARLSQPDPSAGPPDSSLLSRREQHVELDLHDDRVDSIDGASAIGHAKRAESAALEYDARITNSEGASFSRASGARALVTSGGFRGVSRGTYASLSVHPVADDTTEGQGGKKRSGYYWTAKRHYAGLLPDDVVGREAARRTLAKLGARKVETQECAVVFDPDVARSILGLIAGCIGGGAIWRKSSYLVDRVGTKVASDLVSIVDDPLIAQAPGSRAYDGEGLLSRRNVVIEKGELKTYLLDTYSARKLGLESTASAARGGSGGVSPTTTNFVLQPGTTSPEDIVRSTKKGLYVTEMMGFGFNAVTGDFSRGAAGFWIENGEKTFPVSEVTISLNLDQMLQRIDMVGTDLDLRTSIASPTFRISAMTLAGK
- a CDS encoding E3 ubiquitin ligase family protein, whose product is MISPLILFAALGAVGAAALGAWWFSPYQQTLRAIRAAPLVRVADAPDGQLVRILGTLRAGTRTLDAPLSQLTCAAYRVEVDVRVSTGKSSSWRSLIRDRESVDFVVEDETGRAIVKALQLEPAIVLDHHQRSGTWNDATPELDAYLTRHGHKSTDFFGFNKGMRYQEGVLEPGETVAILGLARWEDDPHPGAARGGAGYRETARRKRLVIEPSALGPVRASDDPSVLS